CGACTCAGCTTCAGAGCCAGTTGCACGGGCTCACGGCGTAGTTGCGAAGCCATCTCGAAGTGAATCGTGACTTGTTCGGCCGCATGAGTGCGCAAATAGCGTTGCGGCAGACCTTCGAGAAATTCCCGCACCTGCTTTTCGCGCTTGGGTACAAGGGCACTTACTCGAGAAATCAAATCGCTTTCCAGTTCGGCATGGAAACGCTGATCATCAACCACTCGGTTCATGTAGTTGGCGGTGGTGATGTAAAGTCGCCACAGGTTCTCCGACTTCCACGGCGTTAAGGCTTCCGGATTCACCGCCTTGATGTCGCCATAGGTCATCAGGCAAAGCATCTTCAACCGCTCCGGTGTGCCGATCCTCTCTGCGAACATGGCGATGGTTTCGGGATCGAAAATGTCCCGTCGCAGCGTTGCCGACATTTCCAGATGACTGGCGATCAGGAAACGCACGGTTTCCACTTCTTGCGGCTCAAGTCCCAGTCCTGACAGCGTACCCACCGTGAGTTGAACGCTGGCTTGCAAATGGGATTCTGTCTGCTTTCCTTTTCCAAGGTCGTGCAGCAGCAACGCCAGATAGAGCAATTCCGGACGTTCGATCTCGGCCAGCAACTCCCCATATCGCCTTTCCCACTCCGACTGTGGCTGGCTGAGCCGGTGCAGATTGTCGATGGTGAGAAACGTGTGCTCATCCACCGTATAGCGATGATAAAAGTCCCGCACCACTAGGGAATCAATCAGCTTGAATTCTGGAATCAATCGGCCCAGCACACCCAAGGAATGCATGCTACGGAGCGCCAATGCTGCATTTGCCGCCAGCAAGATTGCGCGCAGGTGTGACCACAGTTCGCCGCCACACGGGAACCGCGCCGTCCCCGATCGCAAAATCTGCTCAATGCGATGTTCGGTATCGCTGGCCAGCTTCAGCCCATGGTGGGCCATGAACTCGAAGGTGCGCAGCACGAGATCCCCGTCTTGCGCTGCGCTGGAATGAAAAAAAATCCTGCCCTCCACAACCGAAAAATCTGCGTTGGAGACCCGCGAGCGCCAGCGCTGAAACTGTTGGTAAAGGGATGAACGAGCGGAAGGAACTTCCTCCAACAACTGTGCAAGCATGCGAAAGATGCAGCGCGCATGCCGAAAATAGGTCCGCATCCATTCTGCGGAGCTGCTTGCCTCACCTCCTCGCAAACCGATTCCCCGGAGGGCTGCTTCGTCCTGCGCCTCCCAGGTCAGGGTGTTGTCATCACGGCCGTGTTGATAGTGGAGGAAGCAGCGTACCGCCAGAAGAAAATCCAAGGCCTGCTGCGCCTCTTCGCGCATGGGGGCGGGCAACAGCGTCGCAAGGTCTGGCCAGTCGCCATCCTTTTCGAACATCTTCAGCAATGACATCCAATGGGCGACGTTGTAATCCCGCACTCCTCCGGGGCTCTCTTTGATGTTAGGTTCGAGATGAAAAATCGTGTTGCCAAGCCGCGCGTGGCGGGTACGAGTCACCTCCGAAAGGGCTTGCACCACCCCCTGCCATTCCCGGTTGATCAATTGGGGAACTATCTTGTCATGCAGTCGCGAATAGAGCCGCCGATCCCCAACCAGGTAGCGGCAGTCAAACAGAGAAATTGTGAATTCGATGTTGTCCCGATCCACCCGTTCGCATTCCGCTAGCGTGCGAGAAAATGGGCTGACGCGGAAGCGGAGGTCCCACATTTCCTGACAGACTCGCCGCACTCTGTCCCTGAGTTGCTGCTCCAGGGAGTTGCCCTCGGACAAAAAGAGCATGTCCACATCGGAGTAGGGAAGGAGCAGTCCGCGCCCGAAACCGCCGAGCGCCACCAGGCAGAACCTCTGGGGACCCTCCGGACTGGAGGAGATCAATTCCTCCCACAGGCGGGCAGCTATGGCATTGACCAGATCCGAGCGTCGCTTGGCAGCTTCGTGGCCATCGCCGGTCTCCTCAAACCCGTGGCGAATGCGAGCCGATTCGCTGAGGTAAAGTTCGCGGAGTGAAGTGCCCACCGGCGGTGCTGGCATGATGCAGTCTAGCCTCGATTGCGCAGGTCACGAATTCGTGAGCGCGATTTGCTGCTCGCATAAATTGCAAAAGACGCTTTCTTGCCTACAGGGCGGCCACGCCGCGCTCATCGTTGCGGATGCGAATGGCTTCATCCACCTTTGACAGGAAGATTTTTCCATCGCCGATCTTTCCCGTGCGGGCGGCATTCATAATCGCCTGCACCGCCTTTTCCACCATTTCATCGGAGAGCACAATCTCCAGCTTGACTTTCGGCAGCAAGTCCACCGTGTACTCCCGTCCACGGTAGAATTCTGTGTGACCCTTCTGCCGGCCGTGTCCCCGGACTTCGATCACCGTCATCCCATCAATGCCTATTTCAATCAACGCATCTTTCACAGCTTCC
The Terriglobales bacterium DNA segment above includes these coding regions:
- a CDS encoding P-II family nitrogen regulator; the encoded protein is MTKVEAVIQPSKLEAVKDALIEIGIDGMTVIEVRGHGRQKGHTEFYRGREYTVDLLPKVKLEIVLSDEMVEKAVQAIMNAARTGKIGDGKIFLSKVDEAIRIRNDERGVAAL
- the glnD gene encoding [protein-PII] uridylyltransferase → MPAPPVGTSLRELYLSESARIRHGFEETGDGHEAAKRRSDLVNAIAARLWEELISSSPEGPQRFCLVALGGFGRGLLLPYSDVDMLFLSEGNSLEQQLRDRVRRVCQEMWDLRFRVSPFSRTLAECERVDRDNIEFTISLFDCRYLVGDRRLYSRLHDKIVPQLINREWQGVVQALSEVTRTRHARLGNTIFHLEPNIKESPGGVRDYNVAHWMSLLKMFEKDGDWPDLATLLPAPMREEAQQALDFLLAVRCFLHYQHGRDDNTLTWEAQDEAALRGIGLRGGEASSSAEWMRTYFRHARCIFRMLAQLLEEVPSARSSLYQQFQRWRSRVSNADFSVVEGRIFFHSSAAQDGDLVLRTFEFMAHHGLKLASDTEHRIEQILRSGTARFPCGGELWSHLRAILLAANAALALRSMHSLGVLGRLIPEFKLIDSLVVRDFYHRYTVDEHTFLTIDNLHRLSQPQSEWERRYGELLAEIERPELLYLALLLHDLGKGKQTESHLQASVQLTVGTLSGLGLEPQEVETVRFLIASHLEMSATLRRDIFDPETIAMFAERIGTPERLKMLCLMTYGDIKAVNPEALTPWKSENLWRLYITTANYMNRVVDDQRFHAELESDLISRVSALVPKREKQVREFLEGLPQRYLRTHAAEQVTIHFEMASQLRREPVQLALKLSRDLYELTVVTVDRPRLFATIAGVLSAWGMNIIKANAFSNAAGVVVDTLYFKDRFRTLELNPPERERFKRSAVDVLSGKADLEKLLERRAGADGNGVVKVTVETRIAFDNDSSSHSTLLELIAQDRPGLLYAIASTLSRSGCNIEVALIDTEGQMAIDVFYLTAEGFKLREGEVHSLREALREELSVE